From Triplophysa dalaica isolate WHDGS20190420 chromosome 16, ASM1584641v1, whole genome shotgun sequence:
gcTCGCGTCTCATTGAATATTTCATTGCTCATTTCATTGATCATTGACGTGCCCCTTCCacgtttaatgtataaaaacaatacgGAGGGTGGGGGAGGCAAATTTACTGGTAGCACATGTGCGACTGGATGTAAAATTCAGTCGCACACTCTCAAATTTTGGTCACAAAATGCAACCATTTggtcgcagtctggagccctgcaggtgctcttttgcaaacttcaaacgtgctgcaatgttttttttggacagcagtggcttcctccgtggtgtcctcccatgaagtccattcttgtttaatgttttccttattgtagatttgtcaacaaaaatgttagcatgtgccagagatttctgtaagtgtttagctgacactctaggattcttcttcacctcattgagcattctgcgctgtgctcttgcagtcatctttacaggacgaccacgtctagggagtgtagcaacagtgctgaactttctccatttgtagacaatctgtcttaccgtggacacatggacatcaaggcttttagatatacttttgtagccctttccagctttatgtaagtcaacaattcttgatcgtaggtcttctgagagctcttttgtgcgaggcatggttcacatcagacaacccttcttcagaacagcaaactcaactggtgtgtgttttttattggacaggccagctttaatcaacacatccaatcccatcacattgattggacaccaggttggctgactcctggctccaattagcttgtgaagaagtcattagcctagggtttcacatacttatccaccctgcactatgaatgtttacatgttgtgttcaataaaaacgtgaaaacgtataatgtttgtgcggtattagtttaagcagactgtgtttctctattgttgtgacttagatgaagatcagaacacgttttatgaccaatttatgaagaaatccaagtaagcccaaagggttcacatactttttctttcaactgtagtgACGTAGATATACGGGTGAATtattccacgtctcgtttgtgtgattcagagtcgactcccatttttacaagcaaataattttgttatttatacaccttcggacttacaacttgggagacagcttactttcaaacacggcaacataacagattgcatgaaatgtcattttcatgatctcttGCTACCCACTCTTTAAGATGGTGCTAATCGATAGCacaattttatgtttgtatttggcaagctacaaaaatattttaagtaatttaCCCACACGATCTTaaccaatattgttttgctcctgtatgacataatgctttttgctccctgaactcttttaAGTTAATTggaataaaaatgctaaatgctgcAAAATGACAATGTTAATATATCATAAGCTATCTATGAGAACAACTCAATTCACTTAATCGTGCAGATGAGTGGACTCAGTGGCAAACAGAAAGAGTATCTGGATTTCTTgctttgatctacgtcagaaccgactttcaccacctgctggtgaagcggtcaggcagcaggaagaaATCATGCATATGTAGAATTGGCGCTCTATTTCTTTTCCTcggattcccggatgtgaaactttgaatttcaagttgaACTTTAACCCCTGAATTTGTTTCCttatttacaattattaacCTAGCAAAATTTACCTTGTTCCAGAAGTCCCAGCACTGTGACCGCTGCCAGACAAACTACCTGATCCAGCATTGTTGCAAAGAAACACGACAGTAAGATCAGTCTCAGCCCACACAACTCTTTGACTTGTTCTTCCTTGTTCACTTAGCTCATTTTGACCAGAGCAGGTGGAGCAAAGTGCCGGACATAATTCTCATATTTTATGGAAAATTCTGACCCTACATGCTGCCAGACAAAAAGGTTTGAACTTAAATCTGGGATAAAACCAGGGCAGAAACATGTTCAAAGGCGCAAACATTCCTACTTACCATAAAAGCATTTATACTATTGTCTCTTTCCATTTCTCATTAAACCTCCTCCatgtgattattttgtttattagcCGGTTTTGTTGATCAGCAGCTAGGAAAACCCAATTCAACTTCTgtcaattatttattcctcatcatttataaattaagAACCAACTAAAACTCTTATATTCACTGGCTTAAAAATTACTGaactattatttgtttaaagataCCCTACTGTTTAGGCTCGATGTATATGAATCAAAATGACGACCAAAAATTTCTAAATGTCATATCAACCGATAAGTTGTAAGACTACAACAAAtcgcaaacaaaacataaataccaCAGTAAGACCTTTCAACACCAAAGCACATAAACACCCCCCAAACAAGTCAATTTCTAAAGAGCTATATTTACATCATACTCCTGTTTacaaagaacaataaaaaagtctAAAATACTTACAAAACTTTGTCAATaatgtacatataaaaataagatCTATCTTCTCCTGAACAATAAGAACaacatacataatatataaaataactcCCGTCAGCGAATTTTTAACTCGAAATAttatggactgaaaattatctgtcgaatattaaaggttgtatttaaacccaagtttaagttttttaatgaaacttaaaaggtgaattttgattatttaatttttagacgATGAAACagagtgtgaaatgtttcaatttgaaatattcacttCTTAAAtctacaaccatattgaattggaGACTCTAAACATGCAAACACTGGTAATGCAACAGGATTATTTTTGATTAGTGGTaattcaacatgcttttttgcttcaaagactaatgttattaaaatacttCCATAAGTTTTCCTCTGACGGAAAGGGAATTATGCTTTGGTTCCTTTTGTGAGTGCGCACACTTTAAAACTTGTGtatgaatttctatttgcaatattgtggaaaaaaatgtataaggaTTAAGCCAGtctttcatataaaaaaaaggcttcatatattattataattaaaaaactaaatgtccAAATAAGTGTAATGAACATTGCTTGTCCAGTTGTTAACTCACCTTGACTAAAGAAAACTCCAGCCAACCAAAGTGAGAAGACAAATATAGGAAAATATTCGGAACAGTTTGCCCTGTCAAAGTATGAGACACATTACACAGAGCCTAAACATAATTCCTATTGAGCAAGACATGTTTCAATAATTTAATGGATACAAATATCTATTGGATTATACAAAAACTTATATctgaatttcatttaaaaacttaCTGGGCTCTAAAAACTCTCTCAAACTCTGGTGGTCCTGTAGTGGCTGGGGGAGAGACTGAATACTTCCTCCTAGCATAGATCACCATGAGAGCGAAGTATGCTAATGAAAAGAGATGCCATTTCAATGTGAtacagtctgtgaaaaccaggctaaagtatcaatctaattatgagataacaAGCATTAAAGTGTGATTTCAACAATTAacttcactatgatttcaatcttcgACGTGGTcttagtcaatattaaagatataaatgttatattttcaacGAATGTTCTTTATGTAGGAAACATAATTATAGTTATAATCTATACGTTCACAAATTTCTACAAACAGAGAAttgaaaatcacatttaaaatgacaaatcgATGGTCACAAGACGATTATATTATTCTTGTACAGTGTAATCATATTTTCCttatttacaattattaacCTAGCAAAATTTACCTTGTTCCAGAAGTCCAAGCACTGTGACCGCTGCCAGACAAACTACCTGATCCAGCATTGTTGCAAAGAAACACGACAGTAAGATCAGTCTCAGCCCACACAACTCTTTGACTTGTTCTTCCTTGTTCACTTAGCTCATTTTGACCAGAGCAGGTGGAGCAAAGTGCCGGACATAATTCTCATATTTTATGGAAAATTCTGACCCTACATGCTGCCAGACAAAAAGGTTTGAACTTAAATCTGGGATAAAACCAGGGCAGAAACATGTTCAAAGGCCCAAACATTCCTACTTACCATAAAAGCATTTATACTATTGTCTCTTTCCATTTCTCATTAAACCTCCTCCatgtgattattttgtttattagcCGGTTTTGTTGATCAGCAGGTAGGAAAACCCAATTCAACTTCTGTCACTTATTTATTCctcattatttataaattaagaaCCAACTAAAACTCTTATATTCACTGGCTTAAAAATTACTGaactattatttgtttaaagataCCCTACTGTTTAGGCTCGATGTATATGAATCAAAATGACGACCAAAAATTTCTAAATGTCATATCAACCCATAAGTTGTAAGACTACAAcaaattgcaaacaaaacataaataccaCAGTAAGACCTTTCAACACCAAAGCACATAAACACCCCCCAAACAAGTCAATTTCTAAAGAGCTATATTTACATCATACTCCTGTTTacaaagaacaataaaaaagtctAAAATACTTACAAAACTTTGTCAATaatgtacatataaaaataagatCTATCTTCTCCTGAACAATAAGAACtacatacataatatataaaataactcCCGTCAGCCATTATGCAGGTATCACTTATTCATGCAATATTAACCCTCTAACCAATGCATAAGTTTATAACAAAGcttttcaaagtaaaaaaaagtgtaatatgAATCATCAAATACCACATAGAGATACACACTTTCACTTTATCATTGTAGTGTTCTAAACTGCTCCACAGTCTTAATCATATAAGCTCACACAACCTGTCAAAGCATCCAATTCTTACAATGTGTGAAACTACATTTGAA
This genomic window contains:
- the ltc4s gene encoding leukotriene C4 synthase, translating into MLDQVVCLAAVTVLGLLEQAYFALMVIYARRKYSVSPPATTGPPEFERVFRAQANCSEYFPIFVFSLWLAGVFFSQAIAVIFGLLYLYGRYRYFHGYAESTQGRLGPLYFSAKVQWVLIALAGLGITCTMIQVYL